A portion of the Acidihalobacter yilgarnensis genome contains these proteins:
- a CDS encoding MFS transporter, which produces MSIASDLPGKRGSILAWALYDWANSAFATVVMAGFFPIFFREYWSRGQASETITFHLGAVNSGASLVIALVAPVLGAMADRGHAKKRFLAAFTVLGILGTAGMFSLGGGHWMRAAALYTLGIVGYMGANIFYDALIVAVARPQEYDRVSALGYGLGYLGGGGLFAICVALTLWPTHFGLADAADGVRWSFLLTAIWWGVFTWPLLLRVAEPGSALPAIGWARTTRAGWHQLLNTAHEIRRLRVIGSFLLAYWLYIDGVNTVIRMAVNYALSLGFGSQQLIAALLLTQFVGVPAAIGFGYLGERIGTRTAILLGIGVYVLATIWAANMHSTWEFYAIAAVIGLVQGGVQSLSRALYARLIPAGKSGEFFGFYNMLGKFAAVIGPLLIGLTALVSDDARLSILSILLLFISGAILLWRLPLHNIGANWSDSETSKPH; this is translated from the coding sequence GTGTCAATCGCCAGCGACTTACCTGGAAAGCGCGGTAGCATCCTGGCCTGGGCACTTTACGACTGGGCCAATTCTGCGTTTGCTACCGTCGTGATGGCGGGGTTTTTCCCTATTTTTTTTCGTGAATATTGGAGCCGAGGCCAAGCCTCCGAAACCATCACATTCCACTTAGGTGCTGTGAATTCCGGAGCCAGTCTGGTCATCGCTCTCGTGGCTCCAGTATTGGGGGCGATGGCTGATCGTGGGCACGCCAAGAAACGCTTTTTAGCGGCTTTTACGGTGTTGGGGATTCTGGGAACGGCCGGGATGTTCAGCCTGGGTGGCGGGCATTGGATGCGTGCCGCCGCGTTATACACACTAGGCATCGTTGGCTATATGGGCGCCAACATTTTTTACGATGCGCTGATCGTCGCCGTGGCGCGGCCACAGGAATACGATCGGGTCTCTGCGTTGGGCTACGGTTTGGGGTATCTCGGAGGAGGCGGGCTGTTCGCAATCTGCGTCGCTTTGACGCTCTGGCCTACGCACTTTGGCTTGGCAGATGCCGCCGATGGCGTCCGTTGGTCCTTTTTGCTGACCGCCATTTGGTGGGGTGTTTTTACATGGCCCTTACTGTTGCGCGTCGCCGAACCCGGTAGCGCCCTGCCAGCCATCGGGTGGGCCAGGACAACTCGTGCCGGTTGGCATCAATTGCTTAATACCGCGCACGAGATTCGCCGATTGCGGGTAATCGGTAGTTTCTTGCTGGCTTATTGGCTGTATATCGACGGAGTCAATACGGTCATCCGTATGGCAGTCAATTACGCGTTGTCGCTCGGTTTCGGAAGTCAACAGTTAATCGCGGCACTTTTGTTGACGCAGTTCGTTGGCGTGCCTGCGGCCATCGGTTTTGGCTATTTGGGGGAGAGAATTGGTACCCGGACTGCCATCTTGCTGGGTATTGGCGTCTACGTGCTGGCGACCATTTGGGCCGCCAATATGCATAGTACTTGGGAGTTCTATGCCATAGCAGCCGTGATTGGATTGGTGCAGGGGGGGGTGCAAAGCCTTAGTCGGGCGCTTTATGCGCGCCTGATCCCCGCGGGGAAGTCTGGAGAGTTTTTTGGTTTTTACAACATGCTCGGTAAGTTTGCGGCGGTGATTGGTCCTCTGTTGATCGGATTGACCGCGCTCGTGAGCGATGACGCCCGTCTGTCGATACTCTCCATACTGCTGCTCTTTATCAGTGGTGCGATATTGCTATGGCGCTTGCCGCTGCACAATATTGGTGCGAACTGGTCCGATAGCGAGACCTCGAAGCCTCATTGA
- the ispG gene encoding flavodoxin-dependent (E)-4-hydroxy-3-methylbut-2-enyl-diphosphate synthase yields the protein MQAFLARRHSTSVRIGQVTVGGDAPVVVQSMTNTDTADPVRTAIQVAELAKAGSELVRITVNTEEAAAAVPEIRNRLDAMNIDVPLVGDFHFNGHKLLTKYPDCAAALAKYRINPGNVGRGNKRDTQFAQMIEIACQHHKPVRIGVNWGSLDQDLLARKLDENARLSQPLPLETITHEALLTSALDSAARAEALGLPHDHIILSCKLSGVPDLIRAYRDLAGRCDYPLHLGLTEAGMGTKGIVASTAALSILLGEGIGDTIRISLTPAPGGARTEEVLVAQEILQSLGMRAFSPRVVACPGCGRTSSSYFQELAESIQGYLREQMPSWRASHPGVESMSVAVMGCVVNGPGESRHANIGISLPGTGETPVAPVYVDGEKTVTLKGDHIAEEFQALVTDYVQTRYPYHAIAKE from the coding sequence ATGCAAGCATTCCTAGCCCGTCGACATAGTACTTCCGTCAGAATCGGACAAGTCACCGTTGGCGGGGACGCGCCGGTCGTGGTGCAATCCATGACGAATACCGACACTGCCGACCCAGTACGCACCGCCATTCAGGTGGCCGAACTGGCCAAGGCGGGTTCTGAGCTGGTGAGAATCACCGTCAATACTGAAGAGGCGGCCGCTGCCGTACCGGAGATACGCAACCGTCTCGATGCCATGAATATCGATGTACCACTGGTCGGCGACTTCCACTTCAATGGGCATAAGCTGCTGACGAAGTACCCAGACTGCGCCGCGGCCTTGGCGAAGTACCGCATCAACCCGGGCAATGTGGGACGTGGCAACAAACGCGACACCCAGTTTGCGCAAATGATCGAAATTGCCTGCCAACATCACAAGCCCGTACGCATCGGCGTCAACTGGGGATCTCTTGACCAAGATCTATTGGCGCGCAAGCTGGATGAGAATGCACGCCTCTCACAACCGTTGCCTCTGGAAACGATTACCCACGAAGCCTTGCTCACCTCGGCACTGGACAGCGCGGCACGCGCGGAAGCGCTCGGATTGCCACACGATCACATCATATTGTCTTGCAAACTCTCTGGGGTACCTGACCTCATCCGGGCTTATCGCGACCTTGCCGGCCGCTGCGATTATCCACTGCACCTAGGGCTGACCGAAGCCGGCATGGGCACCAAGGGCATCGTCGCCTCGACTGCCGCCCTCTCTATCCTGCTCGGTGAAGGGATTGGCGACACGATTCGCATCTCCCTGACACCTGCCCCCGGCGGCGCGCGAACGGAAGAGGTTCTCGTCGCACAGGAAATCTTACAGTCCCTGGGCATGCGCGCCTTTTCACCTCGGGTCGTCGCCTGTCCCGGCTGCGGTCGGACTTCAAGCAGTTATTTTCAAGAATTGGCCGAATCGATTCAGGGGTATCTGCGGGAGCAGATGCCTTCATGGCGGGCCAGCCATCCGGGCGTAGAATCCATGAGCGTCGCCGTCATGGGGTGTGTCGTCAACGGTCCCGGCGAGAGCCGACATGCGAACATCGGCATCAGCCTGCCGGGCACGGGAGAAACCCCAGTCGCCCCTGTCTACGTCGATGGCGAAAAAACCGTCACGCTCAAAGGGGATCATATCGCCGAGGAATTTCAGGCATTGGTCACGGATTATGTCCAGACCCGCTACCCGTATCACGCGATCGCCAAAGAATGA
- a CDS encoding COX aromatic rich motif-containing protein, with translation MSREKFPGALRYLALMPLLFLGGCSNQHFWLFNPKGPISEMELHYLILDVSIMLAIVIPTTLMVIWFLWRYRANAKTKAKYDPNWTHSNVLEVIVWGVPILIVAVLGYYSYIGIHEVNPYNPTVLTSKTQPGADPLEVDVITTDWQWLFVYPKLHIASSNELVIPTHTRVNFRLTSTSVTNGFFIPQLVGQIYIMPGMRTKQSLLASHAGEYHGFSAALSGGGFSWMQFKTKAVSQSEFNAWVAKVQKSNTHLSYTDFEKYAQPTVNINHKTQYFSDVQTGLFTQVIKAAKAGKVYPTPNALTENMQSEEFLKHAN, from the coding sequence ATGTCCCGAGAGAAATTCCCAGGCGCACTCCGCTATCTAGCGCTGATGCCGCTCCTATTCCTGGGGGGGTGCAGCAACCAACACTTCTGGCTCTTCAATCCCAAGGGGCCAATCAGCGAAATGGAGTTGCACTACCTGATCCTCGATGTCTCAATCATGCTCGCAATCGTCATCCCGACGACGCTGATGGTGATCTGGTTCCTCTGGCGTTATCGCGCAAATGCCAAAACCAAGGCCAAGTACGACCCCAACTGGACGCATTCCAATGTGCTTGAGGTCATTGTTTGGGGAGTACCAATACTCATCGTGGCCGTACTGGGCTACTACTCCTACATCGGCATTCATGAAGTCAATCCCTACAATCCGACCGTCCTGACCTCCAAGACGCAACCCGGAGCAGACCCACTTGAAGTCGATGTAATCACAACCGACTGGCAATGGTTGTTTGTCTACCCCAAGCTGCATATCGCAAGCTCGAACGAACTGGTCATCCCCACACACACCAGAGTGAATTTTCGACTGACATCCACCTCGGTGACGAACGGTTTTTTCATCCCGCAGTTGGTCGGACAGATCTACATCATGCCGGGCATGAGAACCAAGCAGAGTCTCCTAGCATCCCATGCAGGCGAATACCACGGCTTTTCGGCAGCACTCAGTGGTGGCGGATTCTCCTGGATGCAATTCAAGACCAAGGCGGTCAGCCAGTCGGAGTTCAATGCCTGGGTGGCCAAAGTGCAAAAAAGCAACACCCACCTGAGTTATACCGATTTTGAAAAATACGCACAGCCCACGGTCAATATCAACCATAAAACACAGTATTTCTCCGATGTGCAGACCGGCCTTTTCACTCAAGTCATCAAGGCTGCCAAGGCTGGCAAGGTCTACCCGACACCGAATGCACTGACTGAGAACATGCAGTCAGAAGAATTCCTTAAGCACGCTAACTAA
- a CDS encoding cbb3-type cytochrome c oxidase subunit I: protein MLVDLQGPWNPIFGRLGLLLEVHYNNPVLFFAFELSVVVGVILLFWATCARKWGYIWREWLTTVDHKKIGVMYIVVGLVMMFRGFFDALMIRSQQAIAVGPDSPGVLGAAHGYLPPYHFDQVFTAHGMIMILVAATPILVGMMNIIVPLQIGARDMAYPYLNALGLWFTVVSAALVMIALFIGDFSHAGWVGLAPLTELPYSPGVGVDYWIWSIQIGSIGTTMGAINLIATIIKMRAPGMTWGRLPVFTWTSMASNIIALTSFPVLGVTLALLTFDRYLGTHFFTVGLGGDLMMYTNLFWIWGHPEVYFVVLPAFGMLSEIIPTFSEKPLFGYITMVIASMAIAAVSWSVWLHHFFTMGAGPNVNAFFSLATMLVGIPTGVKVFNWAFTMYRSRIRFDTPMLWAVGSMFLLISGGLTGMMLAVPAINYIVHNSVFVIAHFHNMFLLIVYAAFGAVSYWFPKVFGFKLDERLGKRFFWFFTAGTLMVFIPMYTLGFMGMTRRLDYITHPAWQPLLIAEMVGIGLYAISIVYFVLQLVVSIRDREKNAVGADAWGTSRNLEWATHSPVPFYNFAVTPIVHDRDEWAWRRQHGLTSLRPDHYVDIHMPKNTAVPLILGMLSLAFGFAMVWRIWWLAAVSAIAMLIVILYRSFDKDTDYIIPAADVERMENEMLARGNKVEQAGGAVGSGAYAAPQASAKKHQGD, encoded by the coding sequence ATGCTTGTCGATCTACAAGGACCATGGAACCCGATATTCGGGCGCCTGGGCTTGCTGCTTGAGGTCCACTACAACAACCCGGTCCTCTTCTTCGCCTTTGAGCTGTCGGTCGTCGTAGGTGTAATCCTCCTGTTTTGGGCGACTTGCGCCCGCAAGTGGGGTTATATCTGGCGCGAATGGCTGACCACGGTCGACCATAAGAAGATCGGCGTGATGTACATCGTCGTCGGTCTGGTGATGATGTTCCGTGGCTTCTTCGACGCCCTGATGATTCGCTCGCAGCAGGCGATCGCGGTGGGACCAGATTCGCCTGGCGTATTAGGCGCGGCGCATGGCTATCTGCCGCCTTACCATTTCGACCAGGTGTTCACCGCCCATGGCATGATCATGATTCTGGTGGCTGCGACACCGATTCTCGTCGGCATGATGAACATCATCGTACCGTTGCAGATCGGCGCGCGTGACATGGCCTACCCGTATCTGAACGCACTCGGCCTATGGTTTACCGTGGTGAGCGCGGCACTGGTCATGATCGCCCTGTTCATCGGCGATTTTTCACATGCCGGCTGGGTCGGACTCGCTCCGCTGACGGAACTGCCTTATAGCCCAGGCGTCGGTGTCGATTACTGGATATGGTCAATACAGATCGGCAGTATCGGCACCACCATGGGCGCGATCAACCTGATCGCAACCATCATCAAGATGCGGGCACCGGGCATGACCTGGGGACGCCTCCCGGTATTCACCTGGACCTCGATGGCCTCGAACATCATTGCCCTCACCTCGTTCCCGGTTCTGGGCGTGACCTTGGCACTGCTGACCTTCGACCGCTACCTCGGCACCCACTTTTTCACGGTGGGCCTGGGTGGCGACCTCATGATGTACACCAACCTGTTCTGGATCTGGGGTCACCCGGAGGTCTACTTCGTCGTCCTACCGGCCTTCGGCATGCTCTCGGAGATCATTCCGACCTTTTCCGAAAAACCGCTGTTCGGTTACATCACTATGGTCATCGCTTCAATGGCCATTGCGGCCGTCTCCTGGAGCGTATGGCTACATCACTTCTTCACCATGGGCGCCGGTCCCAACGTCAACGCCTTCTTCAGTCTGGCTACCATGCTCGTCGGCATTCCAACCGGCGTGAAGGTATTCAACTGGGCGTTCACGATGTATCGATCCCGGATACGTTTCGACACGCCGATGCTGTGGGCGGTGGGTTCCATGTTCCTGCTGATCTCCGGTGGCCTCACCGGCATGATGTTGGCGGTACCCGCGATCAACTATATTGTCCACAACAGCGTGTTCGTGATCGCTCACTTCCACAACATGTTCCTACTGATCGTTTACGCAGCATTCGGTGCCGTCTCCTACTGGTTCCCGAAGGTATTCGGCTTCAAGCTCGATGAACGCCTGGGTAAACGTTTCTTCTGGTTCTTTACTGCGGGCACCCTGATGGTGTTCATCCCGATGTACACCCTGGGCTTCATGGGCATGACCCGTCGCCTGGACTACATCACGCACCCGGCCTGGCAACCACTGCTGATCGCCGAAATGGTTGGCATTGGCCTTTATGCAATTTCGATCGTCTACTTTGTTCTGCAGCTCGTGGTCAGCATTCGAGATCGCGAAAAAAACGCCGTCGGTGCAGACGCCTGGGGTACTTCGCGCAATCTGGAATGGGCGACGCACTCTCCGGTGCCGTTCTATAACTTCGCGGTCACACCCATCGTACACGACCGCGACGAATGGGCCTGGCGACGCCAGCATGGTCTGACTAGCCTGCGACCGGATCACTATGTGGACATCCACATGCCGAAAAACACGGCGGTACCGCTGATCCTCGGCATGCTGTCCCTCGCCTTCGGTTTTGCGATGGTCTGGCGTATCTGGTGGCTGGCCGCGGTCAGTGCCATCGCCATGCTCATCGTCATTCTTTACCGCTCGTTCGACAAGGATACGGACTACATCATCCCGGCTGCCGATGTAGAGCGGATGGAAAATGAGATGTTGGCGCGCGGCAACAAGGTCGAGCAGGCCGGCGGCGCGGTCGGTAGCGGCGCATATGCAGCGCCGCAGGCATCCGCGAAAAAGCATCAAGGCGATTGA
- a CDS encoding DUF1631 domain-containing protein, with product MSQPRSENVVPIGPQRVRVDAVERSQLVTRIREQIREGLTQRLHVMLEQVDDTLFARADRADSNQQQAAYFDAMREIRRKRPTLEADFAALILKRFDQALHHRQQPLTAAQRNLPDDELSLIETDELEERLAVDAMVTKAKRLYAEALYLIGQRLAAMAGTPAPAVNEEVAIGPGVICGAFQEASASLEIDIQIRLLLYKLFDHDVINALGDLYAGVNLILRESGILPTLSAADAVPGSARHSRAGRRAPSSGGGAGERVPESDEMDEIARTLRDFLYGHDSVSGQGSSLGSGGAAYGGYAGISGNASPQPVIEALSRLQLTAVAGDYCVDGGLSLNPAALKRGLIDGSGTATGTGALIRPLEDKTIDVVAMLFDFLFDDPDLPGQIKGAVARLQIPVLKAALIDAEFFTRKQHPVRRLLNQLAHAGIGWSPDADDPDDGLLVCIERLVDRVLNEFEDNVAIFSDVLDEFEEWLRKTEHRSSVREEELVGEAQQAETQAVAKAAAAAAIHETIGEAELPEPVRTFLNGPWMNLLARIYRLEGGGTPAWERVLNVASTLVWSLMPKGSEASRRQLLETLPTLLRALRDGMERLHLPATSREQLLSCLAVEHTRLARAMNASMPPVSGGIQKTQSVVAGNESVPTMAEISSDPQSFMARKAAEINRMIDEGRFLGGMSTPRLSEDGPLDHFYERAEDMGEGAWLDWTDTTGREQRIKLSWRSVISGKYFFVNRQGVKVAEMNAHALAHELREGRARVIEDAPMMDRALLSVLDNLQQGV from the coding sequence ATGAGCCAGCCACGATCCGAAAACGTCGTTCCAATTGGCCCGCAACGGGTCCGTGTAGATGCGGTCGAGCGCAGTCAACTGGTTACCCGGATTCGCGAACAGATTCGGGAGGGCTTGACGCAGCGACTCCATGTCATGCTGGAGCAGGTGGATGACACATTGTTCGCTCGCGCCGATCGGGCCGATAGCAACCAGCAGCAAGCCGCCTATTTCGATGCGATGCGCGAGATAAGACGCAAGCGCCCCACGCTGGAAGCAGACTTCGCCGCGCTGATTCTCAAACGATTCGATCAAGCATTACACCATCGGCAACAACCCTTGACAGCCGCGCAACGCAATTTGCCAGACGACGAGCTGAGTCTGATCGAAACCGACGAACTCGAAGAACGCTTGGCAGTGGACGCGATGGTCACCAAGGCCAAGCGACTTTACGCCGAGGCGCTCTATCTGATCGGTCAGCGGCTCGCCGCGATGGCGGGTACACCCGCACCCGCGGTGAACGAGGAGGTTGCCATCGGGCCAGGCGTTATTTGCGGCGCCTTCCAGGAGGCTTCAGCCTCGCTTGAAATCGACATACAGATACGCCTGCTGCTGTACAAACTCTTCGATCACGATGTGATCAACGCGCTGGGTGATCTCTACGCGGGCGTCAATTTAATCCTGCGCGAAAGCGGCATTCTACCCACACTCAGTGCCGCGGACGCCGTGCCAGGGTCGGCGCGACACTCACGTGCCGGCAGGCGCGCGCCTTCATCGGGCGGAGGTGCTGGAGAAAGGGTTCCCGAATCCGATGAGATGGATGAAATCGCTCGAACCTTGCGCGATTTCCTCTATGGACATGACTCCGTATCGGGACAAGGATCCAGTCTGGGATCAGGCGGTGCGGCCTACGGTGGATACGCAGGTATATCCGGTAATGCTTCTCCGCAGCCGGTGATTGAGGCTTTGTCGCGCCTACAGTTGACCGCTGTGGCCGGCGATTATTGCGTGGATGGTGGCCTTTCTCTGAACCCGGCAGCACTCAAGCGTGGCTTGATAGACGGCAGTGGTACGGCCACGGGTACCGGAGCCTTAATCCGGCCGCTGGAAGACAAGACGATCGATGTGGTCGCCATGTTGTTCGACTTTCTGTTTGATGATCCGGATCTGCCCGGACAAATCAAGGGCGCCGTGGCTCGATTACAGATACCAGTGCTTAAGGCTGCATTGATCGATGCCGAGTTCTTTACTCGCAAACAACATCCCGTGCGACGTCTTCTAAACCAATTGGCTCATGCAGGAATCGGCTGGTCACCGGACGCCGATGATCCAGATGATGGTTTGCTGGTCTGTATCGAGCGCCTCGTCGACCGTGTGCTGAATGAATTCGAGGACAATGTCGCAATATTTTCCGATGTGCTGGATGAATTTGAAGAATGGCTACGAAAAACGGAACATCGCTCCTCGGTACGCGAAGAGGAACTCGTTGGAGAAGCGCAACAAGCTGAGACACAAGCCGTCGCCAAGGCCGCCGCTGCTGCAGCCATTCATGAAACCATCGGCGAAGCGGAATTGCCGGAACCTGTGCGGACTTTTCTGAACGGTCCCTGGATGAATTTGCTTGCGCGCATATACCGCTTGGAAGGGGGCGGGACACCAGCCTGGGAACGCGTCCTCAATGTGGCTTCGACCTTGGTTTGGAGTTTGATGCCCAAGGGCAGTGAAGCCTCGCGCCGACAACTACTCGAAACGCTGCCGACCTTGCTGCGGGCGCTGCGCGACGGCATGGAGCGGTTGCATCTACCGGCAACAAGTCGTGAGCAGTTACTCAGCTGTTTGGCGGTGGAGCACACACGCCTCGCACGGGCAATGAATGCATCGATGCCACCTGTTAGCGGCGGTATACAGAAAACCCAAAGTGTAGTCGCCGGGAATGAGAGCGTACCGACTATGGCGGAAATCTCGTCGGACCCGCAATCATTCATGGCTCGAAAAGCCGCTGAAATCAACCGCATGATCGATGAGGGCCGATTCCTGGGTGGGATGAGTACGCCTCGCCTGAGCGAGGATGGGCCCTTGGATCATTTCTATGAGCGCGCGGAAGATATGGGTGAGGGTGCTTGGCTTGATTGGACCGATACGACGGGTCGCGAGCAGCGGATCAAGCTCTCTTGGCGGAGCGTGATCAGTGGCAAATATTTCTTCGTGAATAGACAGGGTGTCAAGGTTGCGGAAATGAATGCCCATGCCCTTGCGCACGAATTGCGGGAAGGGCGGGCCCGCGTGATAGAGGATGCGCCGATGATGGATCGCGCCTTGTTGTCGGTGTTGGATAATCTGCAGCAAGGCGTGTGA
- a CDS encoding EAL domain-containing protein, protein MTHQSEAHLLVRVGELPAPAVWNCLGNQLDDESGIWLFDCAPHGQKVLLDRLLQTLLPSARPGVLALALEEPSIGITSVEMLRRLTPLESLHARVHHPWIARDLEHYVSSDIQPIVDLNQSGRIFAYEALCRVSLESGLRLGGGEAIAIARRAGRLIEFDLACQASALTVKHRLLPEGMPVFINAMPNSLMRSDFATHPSFKLMQDLEVLPHEVVIEVVESEQVDDPEALAAACDQLKGMGFRIALDDIGSGYSGLSLLAALRPDFVKIDRALVHGAHNSRMRIGVLEALISMAQRLGCVTIAEGLEDIEDVELCRDLGVGFAQGYFFAHPTPGLADASKFPVFSQTRNRQMRSLIRLGDFLSPGETLSMGASMADAHQLFLRDTALEYLIVLDQGRPLGYLTRKVLNAPGWGPLGRYIQGLEQVLSARVNVHSLLRRLYDVGGRAQPWVVVDDAGRYMGTLVLLGVLDHLLNVGLPPSVHPLSGLPTGPVLRSLIEQRIAGGETLQMVYLDLDHFKAFNDRYGFVRGDAMIKVLAEILRKGFDGLPEAELGHIGGDDFLLVAPAHTPGLQARIGWLIDRFHELAPHLYDESDLDLGYFSTQNGQYYPVATLSVVVVNGQTRPMTDSVMASTRAAQLKRAAKDRMGSVVVTEGDPLSLVERPRVLGQAAWRNALECALATFPEDGAADSIDAWFGRHTAFELVFRLDSEGVQQGANWLNPAMRGLIKRGGDGMNRADRAYFRELRRGQRSYLSSIYVSRATEDFCISLAMPSWHADGALAEVMVGDINLVSLVALAAMPAGVAKRPYARRGRKS, encoded by the coding sequence ATGACGCACCAAAGCGAGGCCCATCTGCTGGTTCGTGTAGGGGAACTGCCCGCACCTGCCGTGTGGAATTGCTTGGGTAATCAACTGGATGATGAATCCGGTATTTGGCTTTTTGATTGCGCGCCGCATGGACAGAAAGTACTGCTGGACCGCTTGCTACAGACACTCTTGCCGAGTGCCAGACCCGGTGTGCTAGCCCTCGCGCTTGAAGAGCCCTCTATTGGCATTACCTCTGTCGAGATGCTGCGCCGACTCACGCCATTGGAGTCACTGCATGCGCGTGTGCATCACCCATGGATTGCACGGGATCTGGAACATTACGTTTCCAGCGATATACAACCAATCGTTGATTTGAACCAGAGTGGGCGCATCTTTGCGTATGAGGCGCTATGTCGCGTCAGCCTTGAGTCGGGTCTGCGTCTGGGAGGAGGAGAAGCGATTGCCATTGCACGGCGTGCCGGACGATTGATTGAATTCGATCTGGCTTGCCAAGCCAGTGCCTTGACGGTGAAACATCGCTTATTACCCGAGGGCATGCCTGTATTCATCAATGCCATGCCCAACAGCCTCATGCGCAGCGATTTCGCCACGCATCCGTCTTTCAAACTGATGCAAGACCTGGAGGTACTGCCCCATGAGGTCGTGATTGAAGTTGTCGAAAGCGAGCAGGTCGACGATCCAGAAGCACTGGCCGCTGCCTGTGATCAACTCAAGGGGATGGGGTTTCGCATCGCCCTGGACGATATCGGCTCCGGTTATAGCGGGCTGAGCTTACTGGCGGCGCTAAGGCCTGACTTCGTCAAGATCGACAGGGCTCTGGTGCATGGTGCGCATAACAGTCGTATGCGCATCGGTGTGCTTGAGGCCTTGATTTCCATGGCACAACGGCTTGGATGCGTAACCATCGCCGAGGGATTGGAGGATATCGAGGACGTTGAATTATGCCGAGATCTCGGGGTCGGCTTCGCACAGGGGTATTTTTTCGCACATCCTACGCCCGGTCTGGCCGATGCGAGCAAATTCCCGGTATTTTCGCAGACACGCAATCGCCAGATGCGTTCGTTGATTCGGCTGGGCGATTTCCTGAGCCCAGGTGAGACACTGTCAATGGGCGCTAGCATGGCCGATGCCCATCAGTTGTTTCTTCGTGATACGGCGCTGGAATACCTGATCGTGCTCGATCAGGGGCGCCCTTTGGGCTATCTTACGCGGAAGGTGCTAAATGCCCCCGGATGGGGGCCGCTCGGTCGTTATATTCAAGGTCTCGAACAAGTACTCAGCGCACGCGTGAACGTGCACAGCCTGTTGCGGCGTCTCTATGACGTCGGTGGCCGTGCCCAGCCTTGGGTTGTCGTGGATGATGCTGGCCGATACATGGGCACTCTGGTCTTGCTGGGTGTGCTCGATCACTTGCTGAACGTGGGTTTGCCGCCCAGCGTACACCCCCTGAGCGGGTTGCCAACCGGACCGGTACTTCGCAGCCTGATCGAGCAGCGTATTGCGGGTGGAGAGACGCTGCAGATGGTTTACTTGGATCTGGACCACTTCAAGGCCTTCAATGATCGTTATGGCTTCGTGCGCGGCGATGCCATGATCAAGGTGCTGGCCGAGATTCTGCGCAAGGGTTTTGATGGATTGCCGGAGGCTGAATTAGGGCATATCGGTGGTGACGATTTCCTGCTGGTGGCACCGGCCCATACGCCTGGTCTCCAGGCGCGTATCGGGTGGTTGATCGATCGTTTCCATGAGCTTGCACCCCATCTTTACGATGAGAGCGATCTGGATCTGGGGTATTTCAGTACCCAGAACGGCCAGTATTATCCCGTGGCGACGTTGTCCGTCGTCGTCGTCAACGGTCAAACGCGTCCGATGACCGATAGCGTGATGGCGAGCACCCGCGCCGCGCAGTTGAAACGCGCTGCCAAGGATCGTATGGGGAGTGTGGTCGTGACCGAAGGTGACCCGTTGAGTCTGGTCGAGCGACCGCGTGTGCTCGGGCAGGCCGCATGGCGCAATGCCCTGGAGTGCGCATTGGCAACTTTCCCAGAGGACGGCGCGGCGGATTCGATTGATGCGTGGTTTGGTCGGCATACTGCTTTCGAACTGGTTTTCCGTCTAGACAGCGAGGGAGTCCAACAAGGTGCGAACTGGTTGAACCCGGCAATGCGCGGTTTGATCAAGCGTGGTGGGGATGGCATGAATCGGGCCGATCGCGCCTATTTCCGTGAGTTGCGTCGGGGGCAGCGCAGTTATCTGTCGAGCATTTACGTATCGAGGGCAACCGAGGATTTCTGTATTTCGCTGGCCATGCCAAGCTGGCACGCGGACGGAGCGCTCGCGGAAGTGATGGTCGGCGATATCAATTTGGTGTCTCTGGTCGCGCTGGCAGCCATGCCTGCGGGGGTGGCGAAGCGACCATACGCTAGGCGGGGCCGGAAGTCGTAG